Proteins found in one Aethina tumida isolate Nest 87 chromosome 1, icAetTumi1.1, whole genome shotgun sequence genomic segment:
- the LOC109595131 gene encoding uncharacterized protein LOC109595131 isoform X2, with amino-acid sequence MLLYAWGANRYGQLGLGYKSEVVIQPRVVDMSTTNLKADNIVSIAGGTSHTLILDKNGSAILKCGKQFVWGNNRFAQLGLSKNIISTGIPSWLQLSPRLATGFRQVSCGYRHTAMITQDRGLLVAGTGSKGQLGIGDNYDDNGYMTISRIPELANVISIASGQYHTICLKEDGNVFGWGENKYGQIGIDPKFTNIYLPAKVLTNNTLTKLCAGWTHSAALTKHGDVYTWGRNNSGQLGSPRVHPHKPERIPLTNITDLSIGSDHNMAITEDKSLYVWGCNDTGSCGTGDFNHVMRPTKILSQHKVKYAFACMNSSFAVVE; translated from the exons ATGCTGCTGTACGCGTGGGGAGCCAACCGTTATGGGCAACTCGGCCTGGGCTACAAGTCCGAAGTGGTAATCCAGCCGAGAGTGGTAGACATGTCAACCACGAACCTGAAGGCGGACAATATTGTCTCGATCGCCGGCGGGACCAGCCACACCTTGATCCTGGACAAAAACGG CTCGGCGATATTGAAATGCGGCAAGCAGTTCGTGTGGGGCAACAACCGTTTCGCCCAGTTGGGGCTGTCTAAGAACATAATCTCCACGGGAATCCCGTCATGGCTCCAGCTGTCACCGCGACTGGCAACTGGGTTCCGTCAAGTCAGTTGCGGCTACCGTCACACTGCCATGATAACGCAGGACCGCGGCCTTTTGGTGGCCGGCACCGGTAGCAAGGGCCAACTTGGCATAGGTGACAATTACGACGACAACGGGTACATGACCATTTCCAGAATTCCGGAATTGGCTAACGTAATATCCATCGCAAGCGGCCAGTACCACACCATATGTCTGAAAGAGGACGGCAACGTTTTCGGATGGGGCGAGAACAAATACGGTCAAATCGGCATAGATCCAAAATTCACCAACATCTATCTCCCGGCAAAAGTGCTGACCAACAATACATTGACCAAATTGTGTGCCGGATGGACGCACAGCGCCGCTTTGACCAAACACGGGGACGTCTACACCTGGGGCCGGAACAACTCTGGTCAACTGGGATCACCAAGGGTTCATCCACATAAGCCCGAAAGAATTCCATTGACCAACATCACTGATTTAAGCATTGGGTCTGATCACAACATGGCTATAACGGAGGACAAGAGCCTGTACGTCTGGGGCTGCAACGACACCGGATCCTGCGGCACCGGGGACTTCAACCACGTTATGAGACCCACCAAAATTTTGAGTCAACACAAAGTTAAATATGCATTTGCTTGCATGAATAGTTCCTTTGCTGTAGTTGAATAG
- the LOC109595131 gene encoding uncharacterized protein LOC109595131 isoform X1, with protein sequence MLLYAWGANRYGQLGLGYKSEVVIQPRVVDMSTTNLKADNIVSIAGGTSHTLILDKNGYVYCCGVNTDGQLGLPDDHLHFTEIDILKDFQISKISCGGDFSSAILKCGKQFVWGNNRFAQLGLSKNIISTGIPSWLQLSPRLATGFRQVSCGYRHTAMITQDRGLLVAGTGSKGQLGIGDNYDDNGYMTISRIPELANVISIASGQYHTICLKEDGNVFGWGENKYGQIGIDPKFTNIYLPAKVLTNNTLTKLCAGWTHSAALTKHGDVYTWGRNNSGQLGSPRVHPHKPERIPLTNITDLSIGSDHNMAITEDKSLYVWGCNDTGSCGTGDFNHVMRPTKILSQHKVKYAFACMNSSFAVVE encoded by the coding sequence ATGCTGCTGTACGCGTGGGGAGCCAACCGTTATGGGCAACTCGGCCTGGGCTACAAGTCCGAAGTGGTAATCCAGCCGAGAGTGGTAGACATGTCAACCACGAACCTGAAGGCGGACAATATTGTCTCGATCGCCGGCGGGACCAGCCACACCTTGATCCTGGACAAAAACGGGTATGTTTATTGTTGCGGCGTTAATACAGACGGCCAGTTAGGTTTGCCCGACGATCATCTCCACTTCACCGAGATTGACATTTTGAAGgactttcaaatttcaaaaatttcctgCGGCGGCGATTTCAGCTCGGCGATATTGAAATGCGGCAAGCAGTTCGTGTGGGGCAACAACCGTTTCGCCCAGTTGGGGCTGTCTAAGAACATAATCTCCACGGGAATCCCGTCATGGCTCCAGCTGTCACCGCGACTGGCAACTGGGTTCCGTCAAGTCAGTTGCGGCTACCGTCACACTGCCATGATAACGCAGGACCGCGGCCTTTTGGTGGCCGGCACCGGTAGCAAGGGCCAACTTGGCATAGGTGACAATTACGACGACAACGGGTACATGACCATTTCCAGAATTCCGGAATTGGCTAACGTAATATCCATCGCAAGCGGCCAGTACCACACCATATGTCTGAAAGAGGACGGCAACGTTTTCGGATGGGGCGAGAACAAATACGGTCAAATCGGCATAGATCCAAAATTCACCAACATCTATCTCCCGGCAAAAGTGCTGACCAACAATACATTGACCAAATTGTGTGCCGGATGGACGCACAGCGCCGCTTTGACCAAACACGGGGACGTCTACACCTGGGGCCGGAACAACTCTGGTCAACTGGGATCACCAAGGGTTCATCCACATAAGCCCGAAAGAATTCCATTGACCAACATCACTGATTTAAGCATTGGGTCTGATCACAACATGGCTATAACGGAGGACAAGAGCCTGTACGTCTGGGGCTGCAACGACACCGGATCCTGCGGCACCGGGGACTTCAACCACGTTATGAGACCCACCAAAATTTTGAGTCAACACAAAGTTAAATATGCATTTGCTTGCATGAATAGTTCCTTTGCTGTAGTTGAATAG